From the genome of Brassica oleracea var. oleracea cultivar TO1000 chromosome C4, BOL, whole genome shotgun sequence:
GAGAGCTGTCATTCCATCCGAACCTGGCGCTTTCTCCGGGTGCATCATGAATAAAGCTTGTCGAACCTCTTCCTCCGTTGTTATTCTTAATAAAATTTGTTTCATTTGAGGGGAGATAGATGGAGCTATCTCCTCCAAAAAAACTATCAAATTCCGTTGGACCAGTGGTGCTAAACAGATCGTCAAAATAATCAACCGCCACCTTATCAACTCCGTTCTCCTCTGTTATCCAATTACCCCTTTCATCATGGAGTCCCACTATTTTGTTGCGAACCCTACGCTGCTTTGTTAAGGCATGATAAAACTTAGTATTAAGATCCCCAGATGAATACCACATATTTCGGCTTTTCTGGTATCAATAATCCTCCTCATCCTTATAAGCCTCTTGTAACTTCTTGGAAACCTCAAGAATCTCCTCTTGTGTTCTATTATTATCCATTTGAACTTCTTCCAGTGCTTGTTGAAGATCTCTAATTTTGTCTTTCCCGTATGGTTGGTTATCTTTTCGCCATGAAGATATTTCATGGCGGCAATTATTAATTTTTGTAACAACATCCACAATTTGTCCTCCCTGATTTTATGTCCAGCCTGCCACTATTGATTCCATGAGACCCTCCTGTCCAACCCATCTCTTATCAAACCTGAACTGACCCTTTCTCTTTCGTGATAAATTATCATCCAAAAAAGCAACCACAGGACGATGATCAGAACCCACCATCTTCAGGTATTCTGTGTAAGAGCATGGAAAAAGCGTATGACATTCCTCATTTGCCAAGGCCCGATCCAATCGACATCTGGCCATCACTGCTCCTTTTCCTTTGCCCCTTCTTCCTTGCCAAGACAGTTTATTACCTCGAGCCGGAAATTCTAGTAATCCACTATTTTTTTATCATGTTGTTAAAAGGAATGAAGGAAGTTGTACATCTTAGGGCTCCTCCATCCTTTCCATGATTCTCCGTAATCTCATTTAGATCGCCAATAATAAACCAAGGTTCAGATCGTGATAATCCAAACCGAGTTAATCTCTCCCATACCTGTTCTCTTAACTCTTGTACCGGATCCCCATAGACAAAAGTAAGGAAAACTTGATTTCCTTTGACCACCGCCTCTATATCTATCATCATGTTGTTAGAAAATAAGATTTTAATTTGATATTCATTGTTAACTTTTCTAAAACATGTATAGGTCGATTTGTCTTGTAAAAATATTAAAAAAATATTTGTAATATTCTAACTTCTTTAAAACGTGTGTGCACTTTTCTTTTTTTGTTAAACTTTTAAATAAACTTTTTTTAAAAAAAGTTTTATACTTTTAATTAAACTGTATAATAAAATAATTTTTTTTTAATTTTAACGTTTTAAAAATGTTTGTAAAAAAATAAAAATAAAATTTTTAAAAACGTTCTTAATTATAATAAACTTTGTAAACGTTCTTAAAAATTAAGATGCGACTGAAAAAGGAAAACCATAACCAAAACACTGTATGACTACGGTCATGGCTTGTAATAGGTTAATAATATTAAAAAAAAAAGTTCTTATAAAAAGTTTCATAGGCTTTGGACTATTAGCATGGTTGTAAAGAGAACCGTAGCAACTAATGCAACATCAACACAAACAAAAAGTGTTTTCAAAGACACAGAGTAAGTAAGCTAGTGAATACATATGTCTATAAGGGAACCATTGTCCCCTAAAAACACAAGACAAACGCACACATCATATTCACACACAAGACAAACGCACACATCGTGAGTCGTTAATCAAACGGTAGCAGCAATGGAATACACGAATTTGTAAGACTTGGGTACTTTAAGCACAGCATCGAACCACTCGACCTTCCCCCAAACCTGTTCACCGCTGCTGCGCATTTCCAGAGAAATCTCAGCACACCAAATCATCTTCTCCATATTCCCAGCAGGCACATACTTATCCCAAAACACCAGCATCTTACCACCACAATCAACCAAATTAACATTGCTATAACGGGCAAGCTTAGACAGTCCTTCCAAACCTTCAACTTTCTTCCAACCATCTACCTCGGCGCTATTGTTAGACCAAAGAAACTCTCCAGTAGATCCATAACAATAGTATATTTTCTCTATCAAACAAGCACTACCAAACTCTACCAAGTCCTTTGTAAGGAAAACACTCCTACCAGACGCTGAATCAACAAGTCCTTCGACCACCCACGTGTGCGTTCGGCGGTCGAGGAAGAAGACGTTTGACGAGCAGGAGGTGAAGTCATCTTCTTTGTTGATGGCGTAGAGTTTATGATCAACAGCTACGAGATTGGACCATTCTATGGGAGGAGAGTTGCGAATCTGCACAGGAACCAAAATATTACCACTTAATGACTCTGTCTTGTTAACGGTTTTGTCTGGTTTCCGACAGAGAGTGAACCAACGAAGGTTTGGTTCAGTAGGGAACTGTAAGCACACATAGAGACACTTCTCGGTGCGGTTTAAGAGAGAACCATCCTCACAACCGGAGGAATGGACGGGAAGATTGTCAACAACGATGTCAGGATCAGGTCGCATGTTGTGGGAACTTACAGAGGTCACACTGGAGAGATTTGTGGACTCAAGTGGTCAGGTTCTGGAATGCAGCTTGCTAGTGGTGGCAACGATAATGTGGTTCACGTATGGGATCTCTCTTCTGCGTCTTCGAGATGGCTGCACAGGCTTGAGGAACATACTTCTGCCGTGAAAGCTCTTGCTTGGTGCCCCTTCCAATCGAATTTGCTTGCAACTGGTGGTGGTGGAACAGATGGGGCGATCAAGTTCTGGAACACTCACACCGGAGCTTGCTTGAACTCTGTAGACACAGGATCCCAAGTGTGTGCTTTGTTGTGGAGCAAGAATGACAGAGAGTTGCTTAGCTCACATGGGTTTTCTCAGAACCACCTTGCACTTTGGAAGTACCCATCCTTGGTGAAAATGGCTGAGCTCACTGGCCATACATCAAGAGTTCTGTATATGACACAGAGTCCTGATGGCTCTACCGTTGCTTCAGCTGCAGGAGACGAGAGTTTGAGGTTTTGGGATGTTTTTGGAATGCCAGAGACTGCCAAAAAACCTGTTCAGAAAGCAGCCCATGAGCCATTTTCTCGCGTGCCTCGTATCCGTTGAAACTGTCATAACAACAAGCCATTAATCGTTACAGAAGGTATCTCCTTCAATTTTTTATTCTTTCTTGTATTTCCAAGTAAAGTTTTCTAATGAAAATTGTCGAGTCAAACATATGTTTCAGTTGTCCATATCGTTTAACCTCGCTTCCTTATTTGTTCGAGATCTAACTTTGGTTACTGTATGGAAAAATATAGTGCTTTGAATAAAAGGAACGACAATCATACAGAGATCAAAGTTGTCCACTATATTGTATATAGTAAACTTCCAGGCGAACTAGACTCTCAAGAAACGATTTCACGCCAACCTACTAAGGACAAATCACTACAAATTCGAGTGAGATATTCTCAAATCACATAAAGTTACCGTCTAC
Proteins encoded in this window:
- the LOC106338122 gene encoding F-box/kelch-repeat protein At5g48990-like; translation: MCAYSSLLNQTFIRNSPPIEWSNLVAVDHKLYAINKEDDFTSCSSNVFFLDRRTHTWVVEGLVDSASGRSVFLTKDLVEFGSACLIEKIYYCYGSTGEFLWSNNSAEVDGWKKVEGLEGLSKLARYSNVNLVDCGGKMLVFWDKYVPAGNMEKMIWCAEISLEMRSSGEQVWGKVEWFDAVLKVPKSYKFVYSIAATV
- the LOC106341732 gene encoding cell division cycle 20.2, cofactor of APC complex-like; protein product: MDGKIVNNDVRIRSHVVGTYRGHTGEICGLKWSGSGMQLASGGNDNVVHVWDLSSASSRWLHRLEEHTSAVKALAWCPFQSNLLATGGGGTDGAIKFWNTHTGACLNSVDTGSQVCALLWSKNDRELLSSHGFSQNHLALWKYPSLVKMAELTGHTSRVLYMTQSPDGSTVASAAGDESLRFWDVFGMPETAKKPVQKAAHEPFSRVPRIR